Below is a genomic region from Rhodococcus sp. WMMA185.
AGCCGGTCTGAAAGATCACGATCTCTCCCGCCACCAGACCGTCGAGCTGCGTGATGACGCGATCGAGGCCGATGCGTTGCTGCCTCCGCGTCTCGGGCACTCGAATGATTCGCGAACGGCCATGGAACAAGGTCAGGTCGACCTCGTCGATCGTGGCGGCATCCTCGATGCGGTGTGCGGGTGCATCCACGTGGGTGCCGCTATGAGTTCCCATGTGTAGTGCGGACACACGGAACCCATCGGCCCGAATCGTCGTCACGGTCTCGAAGGAAAAGGCCGGATCTCCTGGGAAAACCGACATCCCGGGCGTCAGGGGCTGGCTGAGGTCGATGATGCGAACAGGCATGGTGTTGTTCCTGTCGTCCGGACGACACGTCAGTGCTGAGTGAAGTTGTTCGTAGTGTGCACTACGTCGACCCGCCGTTCCGGCGCATTTGCTGACGCCGGAACATTGTCATGCGTCGAGGTCTGTCGCCACCAGTTGCGCAACCTTCTCGACCGTATCGGCATCTTCGCTGGTGACGGTGACATCGGTGCCCTTGGAGGCACCGAGCGTCATGATGAGCAGGGCAGACCCTGCGTCTACCGGTTCGCCGTCCGCAACTGCGAGCGTGACGGGCACTCCGGCGGTCGCGACTGCTTCGGCGATGACTGCGGCGGGGCGGGCGTGCAGGCCGATGGACGAACCTACTGCAACTGTGGTGCTGGGCATGCAATTTCTCCTTGTTCGGGTAGTGGTAATTCGGGTGGAAACAACTAGGTCGAGTGGATGAACCGATGTCATACTGCGACTGCCACTCTGCCCTGGTCGAGTTCGGCATCAGGGGTGCTGGGCCTGATGAATTCCTTGGCGCCGACGACGCACAGCGCTGCCACGAGGACACCGAGGGCCAGCGCGACGACGAACCACAGCAGATTTCCGACGGCGAAGAACACCAAGAAACCGCCGTGCGGCGCGCTGAGGCTGACGTCGAACATCATGATCAGTGACCCGGTCACCGCACCGCCAACCATCATCGAAGGAATGACGCGCAAGGGGTCGGCTGCGGCGAATGGAATGGCACCTTCGGAAATGAACGCCGAGCCCAGCAGCCACGCAGCCTTGCCATTCTCGCGCTCGGCCTCGCTGAACAAGCTGGGACGCAGAATCGTCGAGGCGACTGCCATCGCCAGTGGCGGTACCATTCCCGCCGCCATCACAGCGGCCATGATGCGAAGCGACGCAGGGTCGTTGACGTTCAGTCCGGCCACCGCAAACGCGTACGCCGCCTTGTTTACCGGGCCACCGAGGTCGAAGCACATCATCAGCCCGAGAACGACGCCCAGGAACAGAATCGAACTACCCGACAGTCCGTTGAGCCAGTCGGTCAGGCCTGAGGTGATCGCGGCCAGCGGACGGCCCAGAACCAGGAACATCAGTGCACCGACGATCAGAGTCGCGAACAATGGGATGACGACCACCGGCATCAGACTGCGCAGCCATCTGGGAACCGCGATCCGGGTGAGCCACAACGCCACCGCGCCGGCGATCAGACCACCGACGAGTCCGCCGATGAAACCCGCGCCCACGAACGCGGCTACAGCACCCGCCGTGAAGCCTGGTGCGAGACCCGGTCTGTCTGCGATCGCGAATGCGATGTAGCCGGCCAGGGCGGGGATCAGGAATTCGAAGGCCAACGACCCAAGTTGGAACAGCACTGCGCCCAGGTATGTTGCGAGCCCACCGTCCGGTAGGTTGCCCAGGGAGTTGTTGAGGACAATATCCGTTGCGGGCTCGGAGATCTCGTATCCGCCGATCAGGAAGCCGAGCGCGATGAGAAGGCCGCCGGCGGCGACGAACGGGATCATGTAGCTGACACCGGTGAGCAGCACCTGCCGTAGGTGGGTGCCCCATCCGGTCGTGCCGACCGACACTTCCGGGTCGGGCGTGCGACGGTCGACGTCCACAGTCGCGGCCGACTGGTCCGAACCCGCGTGCAGCGCTTCGCTGATCATCCTGTCGGGTTCGTTGATCGCACGTTTCACCCCGGATGTGACCACGGGTTTGCCTGCGAACCGGTGCTTGCCCCTGACTTGAACGTCGGTGGCAAAGATGACGGCGGTCGCACCGGCGATCAACCTCGGCGCCAGCGGGGCGCTACCGCCCGAACCCTGGGTCTCCACGTGGACGGTGACACCCGCACGCTTGCCGGCTGCGACGAGCGAGTCGGCAGCCATGTAGGTATGGGCGATACCTGTGGGACATGCCGTGACGGCGACGATGTGCTTCGGTGCCGCTGATCCGGAATTCGCTTCTGGCGCCGGTTCGCGTTCGGAAGGGGGTGCGGCAGTCTGTGTCGCTGGGGTCGAGAGAACGCCCTCGACCAGGGTGACGATATCGGTCGCTGTGTTCGCAGCACGTAGTGCGCCGACGAATTCGGGGCGCACCAGTGCCCGTGCGAGTGAGGAGAGCAACTTCATGTGCTCGGTGCCGGCACCCTCGGGGGCCGCGATGAGGAATACGAGGTCGGCTGTCCCGTCAGGGGCCCCGAAGTCGACACGCCGATCGAGCCGAGCGAATCCGAGGGAAGCTGACCGAACGCTCACCGAGCGGCAGTGAGGGATGGCAATTCCACCTGGAAGGCCTGTCGCCGAGTGGGATTCACGTTCCATTGCGGCTTCGTGGAGCGTAACCGCATCGGTGGCACGTCCGGCGTCCGCGAGACGATTGGCGAGTGCGAAGATCACCTCGGCTTTGGAGGCCCCGAGGTCGGAATCCAGGGAGACCAGGTCTTCGCTGATAATCCGTGAACCCGCTTGAAGGTCGGGTAGCGAGTTGTCGGACATGGTGTTTCCTCTTGTTTCAGGCCGGGTCGGAGATGGGGGAGTGGAGATCGGTGACAGTGACGGTGTCGAAATCGACGTACGCGGGTGTCGGCAACGCGGTGCCGGGGAGTGCCGCGGCCGCTGTGCCGTATGCGACGGCTGAACGGAGACAGTCCGCGGGCGCGCCGCCGCCGACATGCGCCGCGAGGTATCCAGCCAGGGATGCATCGCCTGCACCCACGGTGTTGCGGGCGACGATCGGTGGTGAGGTTGCGGACCAGGCGCCGGCCTCCGTCACGAGTACCGCGCCGGCGGCACCGAGTGTGGCGAGGACTGTTCCGGCCCCGCGGTCCACGAGTTGCCGGCCGGCGTGTGCGGTGACCGCCCAGTCTCCGCGTAGCGCAGACTTTTCGAGTAGTGCCGCGTCGGCGCCGGTCACCTGGGCGAGTTCCTCGCTGTTGGGTTTGAGCAGGTTGGGGGCAGCCGCGGGAAATCGGTTGGCGAGGGCGAGGAGAGGGGCATCCGACGTGTCGACGGCGACGCGGCACGGCGACGAGCGAAGCTCCTCTACGAGCGCCGCGTACCAGTCGGTGGGAACACCGGGGGGTAGCGAACCGGACAGCACGACCCAATCCGCGCGGGACCCGTGCTCGATGATCTCGGTCTGCAGATCTGCGAGGGATATCTCGGACATCGTGATGCCAGGTTCGTTGATCTTGGTGGTGGTGCCATCCGGTTCGGTGATCGTGATGTTGGTGCGGGCTGCACCGGGCATCGCCACGCCGATGTGCTCGATCTTGTGATCGGACAGAGCTGCCAACAGCGGATCCTCCTCGTTGCCGGGCACGACCGCGATAGCCGCGATGCCTGCCGACGTGAGTGCCCGCGCAACGTTCACGCCTTTGCCGCCGGGTTCGCTGCGGGTCGCTCTTGCGCGCAGGACCGTCCCTCGTTCGAGGCGTCCACCCAGATCGACCGTGCGGTCGATGCTCGGATTGGCGGTCAGGGTAACGATCATGCGATCACCACCTCGATCTCTCGGTCTTGGAAGCTGGCGCGGTCTGTCGGACTGATCTCGTCATCGGTTATGAGGATGTCCACGCTGTGGATGGGCGCGAAGCTGACGAGGTGTTCGCGACCCACTTTCGATGCGTCGGCGACGACGACCACGCAGTTGGCAGAGCGCACCATCGCGCGCTTTACCGCCGCCTCTTCGGTATCGGGCGTGGACAGACCGTGTTCGACGCTCAGCGCGTTGGTGCCGATGAACGCTACATCGACTCGAAGGAGGTCGAGGATGCGAAGGGCCTCATCTCCGACCGTGGCCTGCGTGGTTCCCCGGACGCGGCCGCCCAGCATGTGGAGATTGATCGAACTGAACCCCGCGAGGCGAGCCGCGATCGGAACCGAGTTGGTGATCACCGAAAGATCGAGATCGGGGGGGAAGCCGTTGATGATGCGTCCCGTGGTGGTTCCCGCGTCGAGCAGGACACTGCCCCCAGATGCTGGAAGGTAGGAGCCTGCGAGCTTGGCGATCCGGTCTTTTTGTTCCGCCCGAGTGTGCTCGCGCTCCACCAAACCTGGTTCGGTAACAGTGAGGGTGGTTGCAGGCACGGCGCCGCCGTGCACTCGGCGGACGTGCCCGAGGCGCTCGAGAAGAGCGAGGTCGCGGCGGACGGTCTCGGTGGTGACGCCGAAAGTGTCGGCCAAGTCCGCCACCGACACGCGTCCCCGTTGGGAGATCATGGTGGCGACTTCCTGCCGGCGTTCTTCCGGATACACGCGTCTCCCTTCCAACTCTTGTCGATGAATCCTTCGGTGATGCGATCAGCTGAGGCGGGCGCACCACAATGTTGCTTCATGTTGTTTTACGCCCACTTATGTTGGCACGTCAAGGGCGAGGGTAATCTCCATCACGTAGGCAGAAGCGAGCCAGTCAGGAGGATCCGATGACCGAAACCCGCGAAGCCGTGCGAGGAACACCGGTAGTTCCTGGTGTCGCGTACGCGCCGGTGATCTGGCCTTCTCCGAGACCCGAGCTCGAGCCTGGGCTGCCGCGCATCGATGCGTCGTCGCGGGACGGTGAGAAGCTCCGTTTCGAAGAGGCGG
It encodes:
- a CDS encoding cyclase family protein, which produces MPVRIIDLSQPLTPGMSVFPGDPAFSFETVTTIRADGFRVSALHMGTHSGTHVDAPAHRIEDAATIDEVDLTLFHGRSRIIRVPETRRQQRIGLDRVITQLDGLVAGEIVIFQTGWSERFNTPAYFEHPFLDVEIADYLASHQIRSVGVDLPSPDFSPTEAQSRGDLGAAHLPFHEVILGAEGVIFENLANLAAVTTPSPLFSAFPIRLAGLDGAPVRAVALEG
- a CDS encoding HPr family phosphocarrier protein — translated: MPSTTVAVGSSIGLHARPAAVIAEAVATAGVPVTLAVADGEPVDAGSALLIMTLGASKGTDVTVTSEDADTVEKVAQLVATDLDA
- a CDS encoding PTS fructose transporter subunit IIABC produces the protein MSDNSLPDLQAGSRIISEDLVSLDSDLGASKAEVIFALANRLADAGRATDAVTLHEAAMERESHSATGLPGGIAIPHCRSVSVRSASLGFARLDRRVDFGAPDGTADLVFLIAAPEGAGTEHMKLLSSLARALVRPEFVGALRAANTATDIVTLVEGVLSTPATQTAAPPSEREPAPEANSGSAAPKHIVAVTACPTGIAHTYMAADSLVAAGKRAGVTVHVETQGSGGSAPLAPRLIAGATAVIFATDVQVRGKHRFAGKPVVTSGVKRAINEPDRMISEALHAGSDQSAATVDVDRRTPDPEVSVGTTGWGTHLRQVLLTGVSYMIPFVAAGGLLIALGFLIGGYEISEPATDIVLNNSLGNLPDGGLATYLGAVLFQLGSLAFEFLIPALAGYIAFAIADRPGLAPGFTAGAVAAFVGAGFIGGLVGGLIAGAVALWLTRIAVPRWLRSLMPVVVIPLFATLIVGALMFLVLGRPLAAITSGLTDWLNGLSGSSILFLGVVLGLMMCFDLGGPVNKAAYAFAVAGLNVNDPASLRIMAAVMAAGMVPPLAMAVASTILRPSLFSEAERENGKAAWLLGSAFISEGAIPFAAADPLRVIPSMMVGGAVTGSLIMMFDVSLSAPHGGFLVFFAVGNLLWFVVALALGVLVAALCVVGAKEFIRPSTPDAELDQGRVAVAV
- a CDS encoding 1-phosphofructokinase family hexose kinase, whose translation is MIVTLTANPSIDRTVDLGGRLERGTVLRARATRSEPGGKGVNVARALTSAGIAAIAVVPGNEEDPLLAALSDHKIEHIGVAMPGAARTNITITEPDGTTTKINEPGITMSEISLADLQTEIIEHGSRADWVVLSGSLPPGVPTDWYAALVEELRSSPCRVAVDTSDAPLLALANRFPAAAPNLLKPNSEELAQVTGADAALLEKSALRGDWAVTAHAGRQLVDRGAGTVLATLGAAGAVLVTEAGAWSATSPPIVARNTVGAGDASLAGYLAAHVGGGAPADCLRSAVAYGTAAAALPGTALPTPAYVDFDTVTVTDLHSPISDPA
- a CDS encoding DeoR/GlpR family DNA-binding transcription regulator; protein product: MYPEERRQEVATMISQRGRVSVADLADTFGVTTETVRRDLALLERLGHVRRVHGGAVPATTLTVTEPGLVEREHTRAEQKDRIAKLAGSYLPASGGSVLLDAGTTTGRIINGFPPDLDLSVITNSVPIAARLAGFSSINLHMLGGRVRGTTQATVGDEALRILDLLRVDVAFIGTNALSVEHGLSTPDTEEAAVKRAMVRSANCVVVVADASKVGREHLVSFAPIHSVDILITDDEISPTDRASFQDREIEVVIA